The Acidobacteriota bacterium DNA window TACATGTCGAATATTTTGCCCGGGTTCAGGATATTCCTCGGATCGAACTGTCTCTTGATGCCGCGCATGAGGTCGACCGCCGCACCGTGTTCCTTGGCGAACAGGTCTTTGTGGCCCAGTCCAATGCCGTGTTCGCCGGAGATACTGCCTTCCAGTTGGATCGCTTTCTCGACTATCATGTGGTTGATGTCGCAGGCGGTGGCCCATTCGTCTTCGTCGTCCCTCCGTGCGAGCATAAGCGCGTGCAGCAGGCCGAGACCTACGTGGCCGAACGTGAACATCGTAATTCCGCGTTCATCTCCGAGGCGGTGACAATATTCCACCATCTCGGGCAGTCTCGATATGGGGAAGGCGACGTCGTTGCGGATAACGGTGTACCCGGGCTCAAAGTGCTTGACGGCGTCGGTAACCCAGTGGCGGATCTCCCACGGGCGGTGGTCGCCGGCCAGTTCGAGCTTCTCAGCGCCGAACTCAGAGCAGATTTCTTCGGCCAGGGAGTTGTTCGATTCCAGTGCCGGACGCGGGCCGTGGAACTCCAGGAACAGAGTCGGCACTTCTTCCAGGCCGTAATCTTTCAGGCGGTTGAGGGCTTTCGTAATGCGCCGGTCCAGGAACTCCACGGCGGCCAGGTCCAGTCCGTAGCGATACATCTCCGACACGGCGCGAGCCGCATCCGTCTCGGTCGGGAACTTGAAGGCAGTCTGCAACCGGTCTTCCGGTATACCGGCGAGCCGGATTGTCACGGCGGATATGATCGCCAGGGTTCCCTCGGACCCGGCCACAAGATCGACAAGGCTGTAACCGCTGGACCGCTTGGAGGCACGGTTCCCCAGCTTGAGAACGTCACCCGTCCCGGTGACAACCTCCAGGGCCAGCACGTACTGGCGGGTACCTCCATACTTGACCGAGTAGACGCCGCTGGCGTTGGTGGCGACCATCCCGCCGACCGTGGCGACGTCACCGGAACCTCCCGGGGAGGGTGGGAAGAAAAGTCCCTCGCGCTTGAGGTGCTCGTTAAGATCGTCATAGACGATGCCGGGTTCGACCCGGACCTGGAGATCCTCGGGCCAGAAATCGAGGACCCGGTTCATGCGGCTGAGGTCCAGAACGATACCGTCGGCCAGGGGGATGGTGGAGCCTTCCAGCGCGCTGCCTGCCCCGCGAGTCGTGATCGGCGTGCCGCCGGCGCAGCATAGCTTCACAACCCCGGCGATATCTGCCGTGCTCATGGCCCAGACGACGGCCAGCGGAGTCACGCCGGGCAGCGTGGATTCATCCTCGGCCGCTACGGCAAGCTGGTCGGGCTGCGTGGAAACCTGCTCGGGCGGCAAAATCCGGCAAAGCTCGTCTATGATGCTCATTGGTTATCGACGTCACGCCGAATGCCGGCGGCTACCTCTGGGCCTCCCACATGGGATCCCACGGTGGTATGGGAATCGGCTTTAGCTCCAGCTTCCTCATGTCTTCATCGGTCAGAAGGCCTTTCGGCACGGCAAGCGTGTAGACGTAAGTATCAAACCAGCCGTCGTACATGTACCACATTCCATCATCACCGCGTTCGGTCCCCCAGCTGTTCTGCACGAGCCACTTGACGGGCTCGCCGCTCGCGGAAGTATCAACGCCCATCAGCACCATGGCATGGTTGGGGGTGCTTTCCCGGTACGCGAGCCGTTCGGCCTTGGTCATGGGGAAGTCGATGCCGAACACGCGGTCGTACTCGTAAATGCCGGTCATGAGCAGCGCAGAATCGCTGTAACGCTCCTTGCCGACGTCGCAGGAAAAGTAAATCGCCTGGCTGTCAAGAAGGGCCGCCACGGCGTACTGCTTCAGCTTCTCAATCGGCAGGTTCAAGTGAACCAGGTCCTCGGACTCATATATGTTGCGGCTGTCCTGGAGTTGGTACATGCGGTCAAGAGGCTTGGTCGGATCGTTCATCAGGACCGCGTATTCAGGCAGCTCGGCGCCGATATACTGGTCGCGGAACGACGCCGGCGTGTACGCCGATGTCGCCAGCAGAGTGGTGTCTTTCGTCTCGGCCCGGTAGGTAAACTCGGCCGGAGGCTCGCCGTAGTGGACTGCCAGGAGGGTATATATCTCGCCGAGCATGGCTTCCTTGTGCTTCCTCAGTTCGTCGACGCTCTTGCCGGCCTCGTGCATCTGGCGAAGTTCGGAGGCGCAGCGACGCAGCTTGACACTGGCCAGTTGGTTGATCGTCCCGGTCTTTGACGACTGTATCGTCTCCGGCATGGCCGATTTCGGCACTACGCCGTGCTTCCGGATCAGGGCCGTTACATATTGCCAGTAACCGCCGTCGCCAAACGGAGAGCGCAGGAGAATCACGAGGCGACGATCATCAATTGGCTTGTCACGGTATGTGATCATCTGCTCCAGGAACGTGTTGGCTTTCTCCATCTTGTCCCAGAAGGCCAGGTAGGACTGTGAGAACTCGAAGGAGGAGAGCTCAAGCCTCTTCATCACCGCCGGGGCGAAGACGTTTAATCCCGCGAACAGCCAGCATCGACCGGAACTCTTCTGGTTGGTGATCCCGGCACCCTTGAGTTTAAGGGAGAAGTACGTGTCATGGTGGACGAGTTTTTCGCGATTCAGCGCCAGGGCGGAAACATCGTTGTTGGTGACGGCGTTTACGACGGCCTTGCGGTCAGCCGAGTCCCGAAACTCCGATTGAAGGCGACCGACAAGGTCGTCGGTGAGCTGCCCGTCGCTGCCGGCGGCCGCAAAATCGGCAGTCAGAAGCAGAGTAAGGAAAATGGCCAGGGCTCGCATATGGATATCCTCTCGCTGGTCAGGTCATACGTTCGGTGTGCTGCCGTTCGCTACGATTACGAGGAATCTAATGCATAAACAGGCAAAAGGGAAAGGAATATCGGCAGTGCGCTGCCCGGCCGTCGGGACCACCTTGCTCGCGCCGGGCCGGCAGGGCGCTTACGGTCCAGCGGTCCGCATTTGACAAGAGGCTTGCCTGCCGGGCCGATCGGAGTTAGTTTGGTATGACTCAGTCGCACGATGAGCGGCTCCATTCAGGCGACGCGACCGCTGCACGGTCCCCGGGGTCGATGTGGCGGGGGCGCGAAATCTCACGCGAGGGATGTATGCGAAAGAATGACCTGTCGTTTTTTGAAACGGTGCTGGCCTTTTTTGACAAGGCGGCGAAACTGACCAGGCATCCACCGGGTCTGCTCAACCAGATAAAGTACTGCAACAGCATTTACGAGTTCAAATTCCCGCTCAAGCGCGATGACGGCTCTATCGAGATAATCCAGGCCTTCCGCGTTGAGCACAGCCATCACAAGTTGCCGGTCAAGGGCGGCATCCGGTACAGTGAAATGGTCTCCGAGGACGAGGTCAAGGCGCTGGCGGCTCTCATGACGTTCAAATGCGCCATCGTCGACGTGCCCTTCGGGGGGGCGAAAGGCGGTGTCCGGGTGGAACCGCGCAAGTACACGGAGGCGCAGCTCGAGCGCATAACGCGCAGGTACACCTCGGAGCTGGCCAGGAAAAGTTTCATAGGCCCGGGCGTGGACGTACCGGCCCCGGACTATGGTACGAGCAGCCGGGAAATGGCCTGGATCGTCGACACGTACAGCGCCCTGAATCCGAATCAGATTGATGCCGCAGCCTGCGTGACGGGAAAGCCGATCGCACAGGGGGGGATTCACGGCCGGACCGAGGCCACGGGACGCGGCGTGTTCTACGGCCTGGTGCGGGCTATCTCGTACGCCGAGGACATGAAAAAGATCGGGCTGGCCCCCGGTATAGAGGGCAAGCGAATCGTCGTTCAGGGGCTGGGCAACGTCGGCTATTACACGGCCAGATTCCTGCAGGAAGCCGGAGCGGTGCTGGTGGCCCTGGCCGAGTATGACGGGGCCATTTACAATGACCGCGGCCTTGATGTCGACCAGGTGCAGGCGCATCGCAAGGAGTCCGGTACGATACTCAACTTTCCCGGGGCCACGAACTTTGCCGCCAATTCCGACGCTCTCGAGTACGAGTGCGATATCCTTATCCCCGCCGCCCTCGAGCGCCAGATAACGGTCGAAAACGCTCCCCGGGTCAAAGCCAAAATCGTCGCCGAGGCCGCCAACGGGCCGATCACCGCTGATGCGGAAGAAATCCTCAAAGGGAAAGGCGTGCTGATAGTGCCGGACACCTACCTGAACGCGGGCGGCGTGACGGTTTCGTACTTTGAATGGCTCAAGAACCTCTCTCACGTGCGGTTCGGCCGTTTGAGCAAACGGTACGAAGAAGCCACGCACGCCAAGTTGATAGAAACCGTCGAGACGCTGACGGGCAAGTCGCTCTCTGAAGATCAGCGTCGGGTGGCCGTTCACGGCGCGGACGAGATCGACCTGGTCAACTCCGGACTGGAAGAGACCATGTTCAATGCCTACGATGAGATGCGGGAGATCTGTCTGCAGACCGAGGGTTGCTCCGATCTGCGGACGGCGGCATTCCTCACCGCTATTAACAAAGTCGCTGTTTCATACATGCAACTGGGGATTTTCCCGTAACGCCCGGATGCGGCCGGAAGCACCGGTGACGTGCCGCCGGTGAATCACTTCAGGAGCGGGTGTGAGTTTTCGTTTTTGCCGGTCGCTTTCGCCACGCGGATATCGTGAGCCAGCGTAATCGACGGTCTGGATTCCTCCAGGCCGAACCCCCGGCCCGCCAGAATCTCCCGGTACGCCACCGTGTGCAGGTCGGTAAAGCCTGCCGAGAACTCGATTTCCTCCCCGCCGATCGTGATTGATCGGTAGGTCGTCTGTCCCGAATCGGACGCGCCCCGGGGAAGGTCAGCGCGGTCGATGGAAAGGTACCACCGTACGTTCGCCTTCTGTAGTTCCAGGAAGCCGGCCGTTTTCGTCGGTTCGCTGTGGTGAACCTCGCTGTGCTGTACCGGGCCGAACAACCATATGAGCAGGTCAAAGAAGTGGATGCCGATATTCGTAGCCAGGCCTCCCGACCGGTCCGGCTGGCCCTTCCAAGAGATCAGGTACCACGGCCCGCGCGCCGTAATGTACGTGAGAACCACCTCGTACTTCCGGTTCGCCTTTTCCCGGGCGATTTTGTCTCTCAGGGCGATCAGCGAGGGATGCACGCGCAACTGCAGGATAGTACTGACGTGACGACCGGACTCCTGCTCCAGTTGCCTGAGCGGATCAATGTTCCAGGGGTTGAGAACGAGCGGTTTTTCGCATATCGCGTCGGCACCGATCCGCAGGGCAAACCGCACGTGCGCGTCATGCAGGTAATTCGGCGAACAAATGGACACGTAATGGACCCGTTTATCTTCCGACTGCCGCCGCAGCTTATCCAGGTGGCGGTCGAATCGCTCAAACTCAGTGAAAAACTTGACGTCCGTAAAATGACGGTCAAGTATCCCGACCGAATCACTGGGATCCACGGCCGCCACCAGGCGGTTCCCGGTTTCCTTAATCGCTCTGAGGTGGCGTGACGCAACGTAGCCGGCCACGCCGGTTATGGCAAAGTTCTTCGACATCGGTTCTCCCGCGATGATGTGTTTTTCGCCGAGTCCGGATCGTGGCGCTTCGCGCTCTCAGCCCGTAACCCCGTTGAAAACGCCAGCAAGAAAGTAGCTCCGACCGGGAATGCCAAGTTTTTTTTGACCGTCGGTTCCATGACGGCGGCCGGTGCTCACAGGAGGCGGCAAACGGGGACGGCCGGCCCCGACCGGCCGAAGCGCCAAAAAGCGTTTGACCGGGGTACCGGCAGATGATATTATGTCGCACGAACGGTCCGCAAACAGATTATTACCGAGGCATACATGAGAGAACTGGTTGTACGGCTTCTACCCGAGGTTAACGAGATTTCCGCGCCGGACCTCCGGGAGAACGTAATCGCCTGCTGGGAAGAGGCGATAGCCTTTCGCGGGTGGACGGAGCGCTTGCTGCGAGGCATTCCCTTTACGCTCCTGGCTGAGGACGTCAAGATTACGTTCATTGATCACGTGCGGGCGGTCTGCCGCATGTGCATTGCCGTCAACGACGTGCTCGACGACGTTCACGGCGACGGCAAGACGCCCGTCAACCGCGACTACCTGGTGGCCGGAGCGCTGCTGGCCGACGTCGGCAAGCTGCTCGAGTATGAAATCGTCGACGGTAAACCCGTCAAGTCCGACTACGGCAAGCATATCAGGCACCCGTTCAGCGGTGTCGGCCTGGCGTTCAAGCACGGGCTGCCGTCGGAAGTGATGCATGTCATCGCCACTCACTCCAAGGAGGGGGTGGGGGAAAAGCGAAGCCCGGAGAGCATCATTTTCCATCACGCCGACTTCATCGATTTCGAGCTGGTGAAATAATCATGGCACAGACGTTGGTGGAGAAGATCGCCCAGCGGTTCGCGCTGGGGCTGGAACCGGGGCGGAGTATGCGAAGCGGCGACTACCTGTCGATCCAGCCGGCGCACGTGATGACCCATGACAACACGGGCGCCGTCATTCCCAAGTTCAAAGCGATAGGCGCCCGCAAAATTGCCGACCCGCGCCAGGTGGTCTTCGCCCTTGACCACAACGTGCAGGACACCAGCGAGAAGAATCTCGCGAAATACTCCGCCATCGAGGCCTTCGCCCGGGAAATGGGTGTCGACTTCTACCCGGCCGGGCGCGGGATCGGGCATCAGATCATGTGCGAGGAAGGCTACGCCTGGCCCGGCACGATGGTCGTGGCTTCGGACAGCCACTCCAACATGTACGGCGGGCTCGGTTGTCTGGGAACGCCGATCGTGCGCACCGATGCCGCCGCCATCTGGGCGACCGGCCGGACCTGGTGGCAGGTGCCGCCGGTAGCGCGGGTCGAACTGACAGGGTCACTGGCCCCGGGAGCCTCGGGCAAAGACGTCATCATCACCCTGTGCGGCTTTTTCAATCATGACGAAGTCCTTAACCACGCCGTAGAGTTTGTGGGTGACGGTATCGCGGCGCTTTCAATCGATGATCGACTGACCATTGCCAACATGACCACGGAGTGGGGGGCGCTGGCCGGGGTTTTTCCCGTTGACGACGCAACCATCGACTGGCTGCGCGACCGCGCCGAGTTTGTCAAACGGCGGGGCACGGCCGGCGTTCCGTCGGATGCGGACGGGCACGGCGGCCATCCACGGCTCACCCGGGAGAAGGTCGACCGGCTGGATGCTGGGCGCTTAAGTGTCGATAAAGAAGCAGTTTACGCCAAACATCTAACCCTTGACTTGAGCACGGTCTCGCCGCACGTCTCGGGGCCGGACACGGTCAAAGACATGGCGCCTGTGGCTGAGTTGAGCCGGCGCGGGGTTCGGATCGACAAGGCGTATCTGGTCTCCTGTGTCAATAGTCGAGTTGGGGACATAGCCGCCGCGGCCAGAACGATCAAGGGTAAGAAGGTTGCGGATCACGTCAAATTCTACGTAGCGGCGGCTTCGAGCGAAGTACAGGCCGAGAGCGAAAGGCGGGGCGACTGGCAAACCCTGCTGGAGGCCGGGGCGATCCCGCTTCCGCCGGGATGCGGCCCCTGCATCGGGCTCGGCGCGGGGCTGCTGGAGGACGGTGAAGTCGGGATTTCGGCGACCAACCGGAATTTCAAGGGCCGGATGGGGTCTCGGGAAGCGCAGGCATACCTGGCGTCGCCGGAGGTTGTGGCGGCGTCGGCCGTAGCCGGCAGGATCGATCTGCCGGGTCCGGCGCAGCCCGGGAAGGTCGCGGGACGGGTCGAAGTCAGGCGGCAGGGCGCCGAGGTCACCGAAAAAGTGCCCATTATAGAAGGTTTTCCGGAACGGCTCAGCGGAGAGATCATCTACTGCCATCAGGACAACCTTAACACCGACGGTATCTTTCCGGGGAAGTACACGTACCTTGACGACTTCACCGCCGCCCAGCAGGCCGAGGTGGTCATGGAGAACTATGACCCTGAGTTCTCCGACCTGGTTCAAAGCGGTGATATCCTGTTGGGTGGCTTCAACTTCGGCACCGGGAGTTCGCGCGAACAGGCGGCGACCGCACTCAAACACCGGGGGATTCGACTCGTGCTCGCCGGATCGTTCAGTGAAACGTACAAGCGAAACGCCCTTAACAACGGCTTCCTGACTATCGAAGCCCCGGAACTGGCGCGTGATCTCGGTCAGCGGTTTGGGACCGACAGACTGACCGTAAGAACATCAATAAAGGCAACCGTTGATTTCGTTAATTCGCGAGTAGAGGCCGACGGGAAATCATACGGTGTCAGCCCGGTCGGTGCAGCCGCCCAGGAACTGATTGTATGCGACGGGCTGGAAAACTGGGTGAAGAAACAACTGGAGACTTAGCGCCTGCTGCAGGGACGGAGGATCGATGCACAAGACAATATCTCGAGCGATATCCGAATTCGCCGTCAACCTTCGCTACGACGATCTGCCCCGGGACGTCGTAGGCGAGGTCAAGCGGTATCTCTACGATTCAATCGGCTGCGCGCTCGGCGGATATCATACCAGAGACGTCGGGATCGTTCGTGGCATCTACGAGAAGATGGCCGGGAGGCCTGAGGCTACGGTGATAGGCTTCGGCGAGAGAATACCGGCCGTCAACGCGGCCCTGGTCAACTCCCTGATGGTCCGTGCGCTGGATTTCAACGACATTTACTGGAAAGAGGACCCGTCACATCCATCCGACCTGATACCGGCGGCTCTGGCTGCGGGGGAACGCGTGGATGCCTCCATGAAGGATGTCATTACGGCGATTGTGCTGGCCTACGAGTTCGAGATGCGGCTCTGTGAGTTCGCGGTACCCGGCGTGCGCGAACGCAAATGGCACCATGCCACGCTCACCCAGTTTGTTTCGCCCGTGGTGGCCGGGAAGCTCCTGGGGCTGACCGTCGACCAGATGGTCAACGCCATCGGGATCAGCGCCTGCCACAACCATACGATCGGATGTCCGACCGCCGGCAAGCTCACGATGATGAAGAATACGGTGGACCCGATGGCCGTCCAGGCGGGTGTTCTCGCTGCTCTGATGGCGCAGAACGGCTATTCCGGCACGGAGGCCGTCTTTGAGGGCAAGGAGGGGCTGATGGACGTTTACGGGCCGGCCTGGGACGAGGACAAGCTGACCGGCAGGCTCGGTGATTCGTTCAAGATCCTTGAATGCAGCATGAAGGCGTTTCCGACCGAGGCGCTGACTCACACGCACCTGAGCTGCACGTTGAAGGTTATCAGGGACAATGACATTGACCACGACCAGGTTGAATCGGTGACCGTCACGACCATCGCGCGGGCATGCGATATCCTCTTTGACCCGCACAAGTATCGCCCCGAATCCCGGGAGACGGCCGACCATTCGTTGCCGTATTGTGTTGCAGCCGCAATTGTCGACAGGCAAATTACCACGCAGACTTTTTCCGATGAGAAGCTGAAAGACCCCCGCATCTGGGAAGTGATCGACCGTATCAAGGGAGAGGCGTCCGAAGAGTTTGAGCGAATGTTCCCGGCCAGGCAGCCGTCCCGGGTGACCATCCGCACCAAAGACGGTAAGGAATACAGTGCGTACCTGGAGAACCCGAAGGGCCACCCGACGGAGCCGATGACCAGGGAAGACCTGCGGGCGAAGTTCAACGCCCTGTCCGGCGCGCTGATGGATGCGGCCAGGCAGGCCGACATGGAGGAAATGATCTTCGCGTGCGAAAAGGAGAGCGCCCGCGATTTCATGGCGGAACTGGTTGTCAAATCCACGGCATGACGTGCCGATGAATCGTTGACGAAAGAGAAATCAGGTTGGCATCAAATGGCAAAGCGTTCACAAAAAAAAGTGAAGCCGCGAGTTCTCAAGGGGTTCAGGGATTACCCTCCCGCCGAACAGATCGCGAGGGAGAAGATGCTCTCATCCGTGCGCGAGGCGGTGGAGCTGATGGGCTTTCTGCCGTTGCAGACAGCCAGCCTCGAGTACGCTGAAACCCTGCTGGGACCGCACTACAGCAAGGAATCGCTGGCCGAACTGTTCGGCTTTCGCGGACCGGATGACGTTGATATGGCGCTGCGTTATGAGTTTACCCTGTCGCTGGCCCGTTACGTGGCCGAGCATTCGGAGCTCCCGCTGCCTTTCCGACGCTACCAGTACGGCAATATCTGGCGCGTGGACAAGCCCGGCCCGGGGCGCTTCCGCGAGTTCATGCAGTTTGACATCGATATCGTCGGCACGCAAAATCTGCTGGCCGACGCTGAAATCATCGCCGCCATGGTGACGATCTTCGACCATCTCGGTATCGAGGATTTCGAGGTTCGTTATTCCAATCGCAAGATTCTAAACGGACTGATTGAGTGGGCGGGTATTCTCCCTGAAAGGGGATCGGACGTTCTGCGCGTCCTGGACAAGTATCGGAAGCAGGGAGAGCAGGCCGTCATACTGGAACTGGGTAGCGGAAGAAAGGATGATTCCGGAGCCGAGATCCCCGGCCTCAGTCTTCCGGCGGACCAGATAGACCACATAAGGGATTTCCTGCACGAGGCGATCAAGCGGGACACCAAAGATCCGTTGTCATGGGTCAGGGGCAATCTCAGCGGGTTCCGGCAGGCGGAGGAGGGGATGAGCGAGCTGGAGGCGGTCCGGGATCACCTTAAGGCCATGGGGATTGATCGGAGCAAAGCGGCCGTCGACCTGTTGATCGTTCGCGGGCTGGCGTACTACACCGGGCCGGTGTTCGAGACATATCTGACAAAACTGTGGGATTACGGCTCGGTCTTCTCAGGGGGGCGGTACGATAACCTCGTAGACCGCTTCCTGGGCCGTTCCGTTCCGGCGGTCGGCTCATCCATCGGGATAGACCGTCTGCTCGCCGCGTTGATCGAGCTTAAAGCCTTCAAATACGAACGGGCGACCTCGCAGGTGCTGGTCACCGTGATGGACCGGCATCGCCTGCCTGAGTACCTGAAGATGCTTCGTGAACTGCGTGACGCCGGTATCCGGTCCGAGATATTCGCCGGAGACACCAAGAACCTTACGCGTCAGGTGCGCTACGGTGACAGAGTGGGGATACCGTTTGCCTTGATTGCCGGTTCAAACGAGTTTGAGTCAAACAAGGTCACCGTAAAGGACCTGGCCTCCGGTGCGGACCAGGCCGGGAAAACCGCTGACCGAGAGAAGTGGCTCAAGGCCGAGGGATTCCAGGAAACCATTCCGCGTGACACGCTGGTATCGTACCTGAAGAAGCGATTGAGGGAAAGCTGACTCGCGTGCCGGTCGCGCGGCGTTCCGCTCGCGGCCGTGCCGTCGTGATTTACTGCCATGACTTCCCGGAAAACACCTTCGATGTGCGACGTCTACGCGCATGAATACGATCTTATGACCAACGCGGCGGCGCGGGAGAGTTACCATGCGCGCGAAGTAGCCGCCCTGGCCGAAGCATTCAAGCCGACCTCGGTGCTGGACGCCGGGTGTGCCACCGGCCTGACGGCGATGCTGTTTGCCCGGCTGGGCGTTGCCGCCACCGGGCTGGACAGGTCGCGGAAAATGATCAGCCTGGCCAGGGGGAAGTACGGTGCGTCGGGCCGGTCGCCTGTTTTTCGCGTCGGACAGTTTGAATCACTGCCCGGGCTGCTTCACGGGCGGTTTGACCTGGTGGTATGCCTGGCCAACGCCATATCCGGAGTCGGGTCGGTCGCCAACCTTCGGAAAAGCCTCAGGAACTTTTGCAGGGTTCTCAAGCCCGGAGGCGCCCTGGTGTTGCAGATGCTCAACTATGCCGCGCTCAAAGAGGGTGAGGTCATGCCCGTTCGCGCCACCAGGAGCGACGGCATCATATGGGTGCGGTATTCGATCCGGCGCGGGCGAAAACTGGCCCTTCACGCGGTACGGCTGGACATCGATGAAAGTCCGCCCCTGTTGGAACCGTTTTACCACGAACTTGACAATTTCACCGTTGAGCGGGTTACCCAGGCAATGCGCTCAGCGGGTTTTCGGCAACTGCACCGGTACGCTGATCTCCTGTTAAGCAAGAGGTTCACCAAGTCGGCCCGTGATCTTGTTATAGTCACGCGCAGGCCGGCCGGGCGCCAAACAGTTTGACATGTCGCGCAGGACACCTATCTTCTTAACCCGGTTATGAACAGAATTCTCCTTACCTGTTTGGCGGTGTTCCTGCTGGCGTCGGCCGTCGCGGCTGAGACTGACCGCAGTGTGGAGGCGGCCCGGTCCGTACAGGCATATCGGCCGGTCGGCGACCGGCGGGTCTGGAGTTTCTTCTCTCGTGACTCGACCTTCGGACGGCTCGTGTCGACCGTTTCCCGCACGGCCTCGCAGGACGGCCGTCCCGGGCTGGTCCTCACCGAGGAACTAACCATCGACTATACGATGATCGGCGGCGAGCAGGTTATCCGGCAAAGTCGTGAACACTACGTGGACCTGACCGGTGGCTACCTGGGTGACCGCATGACGTTGATCACGGGCGAACAGTCCGAGGATTTCCGGCTTTCGCGGCAGGGCGGCCGGGTGAACGGGTATTTCACACGCGCCGGTCGGGAGGTCCCGCAGTCGCTGGAGGTGGACACGGGCATGTCGGGTTGGGACAACAACTACGTCGATCAACTCGAGCTCATACTCGCCATGCGTGACCTGCGCGT harbors:
- a CDS encoding Glu/Leu/Phe/Val dehydrogenase is translated as MRKNDLSFFETVLAFFDKAAKLTRHPPGLLNQIKYCNSIYEFKFPLKRDDGSIEIIQAFRVEHSHHKLPVKGGIRYSEMVSEDEVKALAALMTFKCAIVDVPFGGAKGGVRVEPRKYTEAQLERITRRYTSELARKSFIGPGVDVPAPDYGTSSREMAWIVDTYSALNPNQIDAAACVTGKPIAQGGIHGRTEATGRGVFYGLVRAISYAEDMKKIGLAPGIEGKRIVVQGLGNVGYYTARFLQEAGAVLVALAEYDGAIYNDRGLDVDQVQAHRKESGTILNFPGATNFAANSDALEYECDILIPAALERQITVENAPRVKAKIVAEAANGPITADAEEILKGKGVLIVPDTYLNAGGVTVSYFEWLKNLSHVRFGRLSKRYEEATHAKLIETVETLTGKSLSEDQRRVAVHGADEIDLVNSGLEETMFNAYDEMREICLQTEGCSDLRTAAFLTAINKVAVSYMQLGIFP
- a CDS encoding Gfo/Idh/MocA family oxidoreductase, which encodes MSKNFAITGVAGYVASRHLRAIKETGNRLVAAVDPSDSVGILDRHFTDVKFFTEFERFDRHLDKLRRQSEDKRVHYVSICSPNYLHDAHVRFALRIGADAICEKPLVLNPWNIDPLRQLEQESGRHVSTILQLRVHPSLIALRDKIAREKANRKYEVVLTYITARGPWYLISWKGQPDRSGGLATNIGIHFFDLLIWLFGPVQHSEVHHSEPTKTAGFLELQKANVRWYLSIDRADLPRGASDSGQTTYRSITIGGEEIEFSAGFTDLHTVAYREILAGRGFGLEESRPSITLAHDIRVAKATGKNENSHPLLK
- a CDS encoding C1 family peptidase; protein product: MRALAIFLTLLLTADFAAAGSDGQLTDDLVGRLQSEFRDSADRKAVVNAVTNNDVSALALNREKLVHHDTYFSLKLKGAGITNQKSSGRCWLFAGLNVFAPAVMKRLELSSFEFSQSYLAFWDKMEKANTFLEQMITYRDKPIDDRRLVILLRSPFGDGGYWQYVTALIRKHGVVPKSAMPETIQSSKTGTINQLASVKLRRCASELRQMHEAGKSVDELRKHKEAMLGEIYTLLAVHYGEPPAEFTYRAETKDTTLLATSAYTPASFRDQYIGAELPEYAVLMNDPTKPLDRMYQLQDSRNIYESEDLVHLNLPIEKLKQYAVAALLDSQAIYFSCDVGKERYSDSALLMTGIYEYDRVFGIDFPMTKAERLAYRESTPNHAMVLMGVDTSASGEPVKWLVQNSWGTERGDDGMWYMYDGWFDTYVYTLAVPKGLLTDEDMRKLELKPIPIPPWDPMWEAQR
- the lysF gene encoding homoaconitase, producing MAQTLVEKIAQRFALGLEPGRSMRSGDYLSIQPAHVMTHDNTGAVIPKFKAIGARKIADPRQVVFALDHNVQDTSEKNLAKYSAIEAFAREMGVDFYPAGRGIGHQIMCEEGYAWPGTMVVASDSHSNMYGGLGCLGTPIVRTDAAAIWATGRTWWQVPPVARVELTGSLAPGASGKDVIITLCGFFNHDEVLNHAVEFVGDGIAALSIDDRLTIANMTTEWGALAGVFPVDDATIDWLRDRAEFVKRRGTAGVPSDADGHGGHPRLTREKVDRLDAGRLSVDKEAVYAKHLTLDLSTVSPHVSGPDTVKDMAPVAELSRRGVRIDKAYLVSCVNSRVGDIAAAARTIKGKKVADHVKFYVAAASSEVQAESERRGDWQTLLEAGAIPLPPGCGPCIGLGAGLLEDGEVGISATNRNFKGRMGSREAQAYLASPEVVAASAVAGRIDLPGPAQPGKVAGRVEVRRQGAEVTEKVPIIEGFPERLSGEIIYCHQDNLNTDGIFPGKYTYLDDFTAAQQAEVVMENYDPEFSDLVQSGDILLGGFNFGTGSSREQAATALKHRGIRLVLAGSFSETYKRNALNNGFLTIEAPELARDLGQRFGTDRLTVRTSIKATVDFVNSRVEADGKSYGVSPVGAAAQELIVCDGLENWVKKQLET
- a CDS encoding FAD-binding oxidoreductase; protein product: MSIIDELCRILPPEQVSTQPDQLAVAAEDESTLPGVTPLAVVWAMSTADIAGVVKLCCAGGTPITTRGAGSALEGSTIPLADGIVLDLSRMNRVLDFWPEDLQVRVEPGIVYDDLNEHLKREGLFFPPSPGGSGDVATVGGMVATNASGVYSVKYGGTRQYVLALEVVTGTGDVLKLGNRASKRSSGYSLVDLVAGSEGTLAIISAVTIRLAGIPEDRLQTAFKFPTETDAARAVSEMYRYGLDLAAVEFLDRRITKALNRLKDYGLEEVPTLFLEFHGPRPALESNNSLAEEICSEFGAEKLELAGDHRPWEIRHWVTDAVKHFEPGYTVIRNDVAFPISRLPEMVEYCHRLGDERGITMFTFGHVGLGLLHALMLARRDDEDEWATACDINHMIVEKAIQLEGSISGEHGIGLGHKDLFAKEHGAAVDLMRGIKRQFDPRNILNPGKIFDM
- a CDS encoding MmgE/PrpD family protein, whose protein sequence is MHKTISRAISEFAVNLRYDDLPRDVVGEVKRYLYDSIGCALGGYHTRDVGIVRGIYEKMAGRPEATVIGFGERIPAVNAALVNSLMVRALDFNDIYWKEDPSHPSDLIPAALAAGERVDASMKDVITAIVLAYEFEMRLCEFAVPGVRERKWHHATLTQFVSPVVAGKLLGLTVDQMVNAIGISACHNHTIGCPTAGKLTMMKNTVDPMAVQAGVLAALMAQNGYSGTEAVFEGKEGLMDVYGPAWDEDKLTGRLGDSFKILECSMKAFPTEALTHTHLSCTLKVIRDNDIDHDQVESVTVTTIARACDILFDPHKYRPESRETADHSLPYCVAAAIVDRQITTQTFSDEKLKDPRIWEVIDRIKGEASEEFERMFPARQPSRVTIRTKDGKEYSAYLENPKGHPTEPMTREDLRAKFNALSGALMDAARQADMEEMIFACEKESARDFMAELVVKSTA